Proteins from one Tsuneonella aeria genomic window:
- the fumC gene encoding class II fumarate hydratase, which yields MMDTRQESDSFGPIDVPADRLWGAQTQRSLQNFAIGGETMPVPLIRALGVIKRAAAEANAELGALDPALAEAIAAAAQEVIDGRLDDHFPLVVWQTGSGTQTNMNANEVIANRAIQILGGTVGSKAPVHPNDHVNLGQSSNDTIPSAINVAVAGAIAHGLLPALEAMHADLAGKAAAWNDIVKIGRTHTQDATPLTLGQEFSGYAAQVAASRERIALTLPGLYRLAQGGTAVGTGLNAPDGFAPLVAAKIAALTGLPFEPAPNTFAALAAQDELVFAHGALNAAAAALYKIAGDIRLLGSGPRAGLGELALPENEPGSSIMPGKVNPTQAEALTQVCIEVFGNHAAITFAGSQGQFELNTYRPLMAWNALRSVRLLGDAVDSFTRHLLKDLEPRKENIARGVENSLMLVTALAPEIGYDAAAAIAKKAHAEGTTLRQAALGSGVSGADFDRLVRPEDMV from the coding sequence ATGATGGACACGCGCCAGGAAAGCGACAGCTTCGGCCCGATCGACGTGCCCGCTGACCGGCTGTGGGGCGCGCAGACGCAGCGCAGCTTGCAGAACTTCGCCATCGGGGGCGAGACGATGCCGGTGCCGCTGATCCGCGCGCTTGGCGTCATCAAGCGCGCCGCGGCCGAGGCCAATGCCGAACTCGGCGCGCTCGACCCGGCACTGGCGGAGGCGATCGCGGCGGCCGCGCAGGAGGTGATCGACGGGCGGCTGGACGATCATTTCCCGCTGGTCGTGTGGCAGACCGGTTCGGGCACGCAGACCAACATGAATGCCAACGAGGTGATCGCCAACCGCGCGATCCAGATCCTCGGCGGGACGGTGGGAAGCAAGGCGCCGGTCCACCCCAACGATCACGTCAATCTCGGGCAAAGCTCCAACGACACGATTCCCAGCGCCATCAACGTGGCGGTGGCCGGTGCGATCGCGCACGGGCTGCTCCCGGCGCTGGAGGCGATGCACGCCGACCTTGCGGGCAAGGCGGCCGCGTGGAACGACATCGTCAAGATCGGGCGAACGCACACCCAGGACGCGACCCCGCTGACCCTGGGCCAGGAGTTTTCGGGCTACGCCGCCCAGGTAGCGGCGTCGCGCGAACGCATCGCGTTGACCCTGCCGGGGCTCTATCGCCTGGCGCAGGGCGGCACCGCGGTCGGCACCGGGCTCAACGCGCCGGACGGCTTTGCCCCCCTGGTCGCGGCGAAGATCGCGGCGCTCACGGGCCTGCCGTTCGAACCTGCACCCAACACCTTCGCCGCGCTGGCCGCGCAGGACGAACTGGTCTTCGCCCACGGCGCTCTCAACGCGGCGGCGGCGGCACTCTACAAGATCGCCGGCGACATCCGCCTGCTCGGCTCCGGCCCCCGGGCGGGCCTGGGCGAACTGGCCCTGCCGGAAAACGAACCCGGCAGCTCGATCATGCCGGGCAAGGTCAACCCGACCCAGGCCGAAGCGCTGACCCAGGTCTGCATCGAAGTATTCGGCAACCACGCCGCGATCACCTTTGCCGGCAGCCAGGGGCAGTTCGAGCTCAACACCTACCGGCCATTGATGGCCTGGAACGCGCTACGGTCCGTGCGGCTGCTGGGCGATGCGGTGGACAGCTTCACCCGGCACCTCTTGAAAGACCTTGAACCTCGAAAAGAGAACATTGCACGCGGCGTTGAGAATTCTCTTATGCTGGTCACCGCACTGGCGCCCGAGATCGGCTACGACGCAGCCGCCGCCATCGCAAAGAAGGCGCACGCCGAAGGCACAACCTTGCGGCAGGCAGCCTTGGGGAGCGGGGTGAGCGGCGCCGATTTCGACCGGCTGGTGCGGCCCGAAGATATGGTTTGA
- a CDS encoding replication-associated recombination protein A — protein sequence MADLFPETVPDGASTCSMPRADAPLADRLRPGSLDEIVGQEHLTGPDGAIGRMVAAGRLSSMILWGPPGTGKTSTARLLADAVGMRFVAISAVFSGVADLKKVFAEADKAAEAGQRTLLFVDEIHRFNRAQQDGFLPFVERGTVTLVGATTENPSFELNAALLSRAQVLILRRLDADALGRLLARAESLEGPLPLTADAREALIASADGDGRFLLNQAETLYAADIAQPLSPTELGQFLQRRVAVYDKDREGHYNLISAWHKSLRGSDPDAALYYLARMLVAGEEPLFVLRRLVRAAVEDIGLADPQALVQCLAAKDTYDFLGSPEGELAIVQACLYCATAPKSNAVYKAQKAAWRSAKETGSLMPPAHILNAPTKLMKDAGYGKGYAYDHDAAEGFSGADYWPEELGRQTYYDPPDRGFEREVRKRLDYWARLRAERPAG from the coding sequence ATGGCAGACCTGTTTCCTGAAACCGTGCCGGACGGCGCCTCCACGTGCAGCATGCCGCGCGCGGATGCGCCGCTTGCCGACCGGCTCCGCCCCGGCTCGCTCGACGAGATCGTTGGCCAAGAGCACCTGACCGGCCCGGACGGCGCCATCGGGCGCATGGTCGCGGCGGGCCGTCTCTCCAGCATGATCCTGTGGGGTCCGCCCGGAACCGGCAAGACGAGCACCGCGCGGCTCCTGGCCGATGCCGTGGGCATGCGCTTCGTGGCCATCAGCGCGGTGTTTTCCGGGGTAGCCGATCTCAAGAAAGTCTTCGCGGAAGCCGACAAGGCGGCCGAGGCGGGGCAGCGCACCCTGCTGTTCGTGGACGAAATCCACCGCTTCAACCGCGCCCAGCAGGATGGTTTCCTCCCCTTCGTGGAACGCGGTACGGTGACGTTGGTCGGCGCCACGACCGAGAACCCCAGTTTCGAACTGAACGCGGCGCTGCTCAGCCGGGCGCAAGTGCTGATCCTGCGGCGGCTGGATGCCGACGCGCTCGGCCGCCTGCTCGCGCGGGCCGAGTCGCTGGAAGGCCCTCTGCCGCTTACTGCGGATGCGCGCGAGGCGCTGATCGCCAGCGCCGACGGCGACGGACGGTTCCTCCTCAACCAGGCGGAAACGCTCTACGCAGCGGACATCGCCCAACCGCTTTCCCCGACCGAGCTCGGCCAGTTCCTGCAGCGCCGCGTGGCGGTGTACGACAAGGACCGCGAGGGACACTACAACCTGATTTCCGCCTGGCACAAAAGCCTGCGGGGGTCGGACCCTGACGCCGCGCTCTATTACCTGGCACGCATGCTGGTGGCAGGGGAGGAGCCGCTTTTCGTGCTGCGCCGGCTGGTGCGTGCCGCAGTAGAGGATATCGGCCTCGCCGACCCGCAGGCGCTGGTCCAGTGCCTCGCCGCCAAGGACACGTACGACTTCCTCGGCAGCCCGGAAGGCGAACTCGCGATCGTGCAGGCGTGCCTCTACTGCGCCACCGCGCCCAAGAGCAACGCGGTCTACAAGGCGCAGAAGGCCGCCTGGCGCAGCGCGAAGGAAACGGGCAGCCTGATGCCGCCCGCGCATATCCTCAACGCCCCGACGAAGCTGATGAAGGACGCAGGCTACGGCAAGGGCTACGCCTACGACCACGATGCTGCCGAGGGGTTCTCCGGCGCCGATTACTGGCCGGAGGAACTCGGCCGCCAGACCTACTACGACCCGCCCGATCGCGGCTTCGAGCGCGAGGTGCGCAAGCGACTGGATTACTGGGCTCGGTTGCGGGCGGAGCGGCCAGCCGGGTGA
- the metC gene encoding cystathionine beta-lyase, whose translation MGGKAAGDGGHKPATRLVEVGRRPEWTGAAVNPPVWRASTQLYADSADLARGRPNTDGQFYYGRRGGPTQWALAEALTALEPGAAGTVLYPSGVAAIAGALMAVLRPGDVLLVTDNAYEPTRATATGLLRRMGVEARFFDPLDHDAYRAAFCDRTRAVMLESPGSLTMEVADVPALARIAREHGAVSVLDNTWASPLGFAGLAHGCDIVVMSLTKHVGGHSDLMMGSASAGDAWHARLRHTAQSLGQVVSPDDAALALRGLRTMGVRLAQSSGTALTIATWLSGRPEVARVMCPMLPGDAGHALWQRDFTGGCGLFSFVLEGNDPAARARFIDALRLFGIGYSWGGFESLVIPFDPTPIRTARAWPAGHRLGVRLSCGLEDAGDLIADLSQAFDAMARPEA comes from the coding sequence ATGGGCGGCAAAGCGGCTGGAGACGGCGGGCACAAGCCGGCCACCCGCCTGGTGGAGGTGGGGCGGCGCCCGGAGTGGACCGGGGCCGCTGTCAACCCGCCGGTTTGGCGGGCCAGCACGCAGCTCTACGCCGACAGCGCCGATCTTGCGCGCGGGCGCCCCAACACGGACGGGCAGTTCTATTACGGGCGGCGCGGCGGGCCGACCCAGTGGGCCCTGGCCGAAGCGCTGACGGCGCTGGAACCGGGCGCGGCGGGCACGGTGCTCTATCCCAGCGGGGTGGCGGCGATCGCCGGCGCGCTGATGGCGGTGCTCCGCCCGGGCGACGTGCTGCTGGTGACCGACAACGCCTACGAGCCCACCCGCGCGACAGCCACCGGCCTCTTGCGCCGCATGGGAGTGGAGGCGCGGTTCTTCGATCCGCTGGACCACGATGCCTACCGCGCGGCCTTCTGCGACCGGACCCGCGCGGTCATGCTGGAAAGCCCCGGCAGCCTGACGATGGAGGTGGCCGACGTGCCCGCCCTCGCCCGCATCGCGCGCGAACATGGCGCGGTGAGCGTGCTCGACAACACCTGGGCTTCCCCCCTCGGCTTTGCCGGCCTCGCCCACGGGTGCGACATCGTGGTGATGAGCCTGACCAAGCACGTCGGCGGGCATTCCGACCTGATGATGGGTTCGGCCAGCGCGGGCGATGCCTGGCACGCGCGCCTGCGCCACACGGCGCAATCGCTGGGCCAAGTCGTCTCGCCCGACGATGCCGCGCTTGCCTTGCGCGGGCTGCGCACGATGGGTGTGCGCCTCGCGCAGTCGTCCGGGACCGCGCTGACGATCGCGACCTGGCTCAGTGGCCGGCCCGAAGTGGCGCGCGTCATGTGCCCGATGCTGCCCGGGGATGCGGGCCACGCCTTGTGGCAGCGCGATTTCACCGGCGGCTGCGGGCTGTTCAGCTTCGTTCTGGAGGGAAATGATCCGGCGGCGCGCGCCCGCTTCATCGATGCGCTGCGCCTGTTCGGCATAGGCTATAGCTGGGGCGGGTTCGAAAGCCTGGTCATCCCCTTCGATCCCACGCCGATCCGCACCGCCCGCGCCTGGCCCGCCGGCCACCGCCTGGGCGTGCGCCTGTCGTGCGGTCTGGAGGACGCCGGCGACCTGATTGCCGATCTCTCCCAGGCTTTCGACGCGATGGCCCGCCCCGAAGCCTAG
- the xth gene encoding exodeoxyribonuclease III has protein sequence MKIATYNVNGVNGRLPVLLRWLEQARPDVVALQELKAPDDKFPIGAIRKLGYDAVWHGQSRWNGVALLSRVGAIHETRRGLPGDPDDTHSRYIEAAINGVLFGGLYLPNGNPRPGPKFDYKLRWFERLTAHAQGLIDSGLPVVLLGDFNVMPTEKDVYKPERWLDDALFAPEVRAAWFRLVDQGWTDALRTLHPDETIYTFWDYFRNAFARNAGLRIDHFLLSPSISGRLRAAEVDREPRSWEKTSDHAPVWIELADDPPGT, from the coding sequence GTGAAGATCGCCACCTACAACGTGAACGGCGTTAACGGTCGCCTGCCGGTGCTGCTGCGCTGGCTGGAGCAAGCGCGACCCGATGTCGTGGCCCTGCAGGAACTGAAGGCGCCGGACGATAAGTTTCCCATCGGAGCGATCCGCAAGCTCGGCTACGACGCCGTCTGGCACGGTCAGAGCCGCTGGAACGGCGTCGCCCTGCTCAGCCGGGTGGGTGCGATCCACGAGACGCGCCGCGGACTTCCAGGCGATCCCGACGATACCCACAGCCGCTACATCGAGGCGGCGATCAACGGGGTGCTCTTCGGGGGACTCTACCTCCCCAACGGCAACCCGCGCCCGGGACCGAAATTCGACTACAAACTGCGCTGGTTCGAGCGGCTGACGGCGCATGCACAGGGCCTGATCGACAGCGGGCTGCCGGTCGTATTGCTGGGCGATTTCAATGTGATGCCGACCGAGAAGGACGTCTACAAGCCCGAGCGCTGGCTGGACGATGCGCTCTTCGCGCCCGAGGTGCGCGCGGCGTGGTTCCGGCTTGTGGATCAGGGCTGGACGGACGCGCTCCGCACGCTCCACCCGGACGAGACGATCTACACCTTCTGGGATTATTTCCGGAATGCCTTCGCCCGCAACGCAGGCCTGCGCATCGATCACTTCCTGCTGAGCCCGTCCATCAGCGGCCGCCTCCGTGCCGCCGAAGTCGACCGCGAACCGCGCAGTTGGGAAAAGACCAGCGACCACGCCCCCGTGTGGATCGAGCTGGCAGACGATCCGCCCGGAACCTGA
- a CDS encoding DUF2849 domain-containing protein yields the protein MRILTGNDLKSGAVTWWTGYDWSLHVEDAVDAGAEADAILAREAAARRVNNPYAIDGARTEDGRVRPAHIKDRIRAVGPTVRPDLMLKPADPGARDWVI from the coding sequence ATGCGCATCCTGACCGGCAACGATCTGAAGAGCGGCGCCGTCACCTGGTGGACCGGGTACGATTGGTCGCTCCATGTCGAGGACGCGGTGGACGCCGGCGCCGAGGCCGACGCGATCCTTGCGCGGGAGGCCGCCGCCCGCCGGGTCAACAACCCTTACGCCATCGACGGGGCACGCACCGAAGACGGCCGCGTGCGACCGGCGCACATCAAGGACCGGATCCGCGCGGTCGGCCCCACCGTCCGCCCCGATCTGATGCTGAAACCCGCCGATCCCGGCGCGCGGGACTGGGTGATCTGA
- the queF gene encoding preQ(1) synthase — MSDTPSSADSPASGAPLHLGRNSALPASPGEAVLDYVPNPRAGTLYLVRFAAPEFTSLCPVTGQPDFAHLVIDYAPGQTIVESKSLKLFLGSFRNHCGFHEDVTVGIGQRLMDEMAPRWLRIGGYWYPRGGIPIDVFWQSGAPPEGLWVPDQGVAGYRGRG; from the coding sequence ATGAGCGACACACCTTCCTCCGCCGACTCCCCCGCCAGCGGGGCCCCGCTGCACCTGGGCCGGAACAGCGCGCTGCCCGCCTCGCCCGGAGAGGCCGTGCTGGATTACGTGCCCAATCCGCGCGCGGGCACGCTTTACCTGGTGCGCTTTGCCGCGCCGGAATTCACCTCGCTGTGCCCGGTGACCGGGCAGCCCGATTTCGCGCACCTGGTGATCGATTACGCGCCGGGCCAGACGATCGTGGAATCGAAAAGCCTGAAGCTGTTCCTCGGCAGCTTTCGCAACCATTGCGGCTTTCACGAGGACGTGACGGTCGGCATCGGCCAGCGGCTGATGGACGAGATGGCCCCGCGCTGGCTGCGCATCGGCGGCTACTGGTATCCCCGGGGCGGCATTCCGATCGACGTCTTCTGGCAGAGCGGCGCGCCGCCCGAAGGCCTGTGGGTGCCGGACCAGGGCGTCGCCGGATACCGGGGGCGGGGATGA
- a CDS encoding nitrite/sulfite reductase gives MYRYDQYDQAMVDTRVEEFRDQVRRRIEGKMDDDQFKPLRLKNGLYLQLHAYMLRVAIPYGTLDSRQMRMLADIARRYDRGYGHFTTRQNIQYNWIKLAETPDILADLASVQMHAIQTSGESIRNISSDQYAGAAADELIDPRPWCEMIRQMTTFMPEFSYLPRKFKIAVIASPADRAALRWHDFALRIVRNADGEIGFEVYAGGGMGRTPFIAYPIREFLPATQVFSYLQAVLRVWNRHARRDNIHKQRMKILVHDLGQEEFSRQVEEAFAHFLSLGEDFPQAEYDRIAAYFAPPPFETGLDDTIDLADPAFAAWVRQQVIAHKAPGYAIANISLKPVGGIPGDISADQMDVVADLARRYSFDELRATHAQNLVLPHVRKQDLYAVWQALAAAGLADANRDLVTDLIACPGLDYCSLANARSIPVAQQIARRFADPVRQADIGELKIKISGCINACGHHHAGNIGILGVDRKGSESYQLLLGGSGDEETSQAKIAGPGFDEAGIVDAVERAVEHYRAVRTDGERFIDTYRRVGMDGFKEAIYG, from the coding sequence ATGTACCGTTATGACCAATACGACCAGGCGATGGTCGACACCCGCGTTGAGGAATTCCGCGACCAGGTGCGCCGCCGCATCGAAGGCAAGATGGATGACGATCAGTTCAAGCCGCTGCGGCTGAAGAACGGGCTCTACCTCCAGCTTCATGCCTACATGCTGCGGGTGGCCATTCCCTATGGCACGCTGGACAGCCGGCAGATGCGGATGCTGGCCGATATCGCGCGCCGCTATGACCGGGGCTACGGCCACTTCACCACGCGGCAGAACATCCAGTACAACTGGATCAAGCTGGCCGAGACGCCGGACATCCTGGCCGACCTCGCCAGCGTCCAGATGCACGCCATCCAGACGAGCGGGGAATCGATCCGCAACATCAGTTCGGATCAATACGCAGGCGCCGCCGCGGACGAGCTGATCGATCCGCGCCCGTGGTGCGAGATGATCCGGCAGATGACCACGTTCATGCCGGAATTCAGCTACTTGCCGCGCAAGTTCAAGATCGCGGTGATCGCTTCGCCGGCCGACCGCGCGGCGCTGCGCTGGCACGATTTCGCGCTTCGCATCGTGCGGAACGCGGACGGCGAGATCGGGTTCGAGGTCTATGCCGGCGGGGGCATGGGGCGCACCCCGTTCATCGCCTACCCGATCCGCGAATTCCTGCCGGCGACACAGGTCTTCAGCTACCTCCAGGCGGTGCTGCGCGTGTGGAACCGCCACGCCCGGCGCGACAACATCCACAAGCAGCGGATGAAGATCCTGGTGCACGACCTGGGCCAGGAAGAATTCTCCCGCCAGGTGGAAGAGGCGTTCGCGCACTTCCTTTCGCTGGGAGAGGATTTCCCGCAGGCCGAATACGACCGGATCGCCGCATATTTCGCGCCGCCGCCGTTCGAAACCGGCCTCGATGACACGATCGATCTTGCCGATCCGGCGTTCGCGGCATGGGTCCGCCAGCAGGTGATCGCGCACAAGGCGCCCGGCTATGCCATCGCCAACATCAGCCTGAAGCCGGTCGGCGGCATCCCGGGCGATATCTCCGCCGATCAGATGGACGTGGTGGCGGACCTTGCCCGGCGTTACAGCTTCGACGAACTGCGGGCGACGCACGCGCAGAACCTGGTCCTGCCCCATGTCCGCAAGCAGGATCTATACGCGGTCTGGCAGGCGCTGGCGGCCGCGGGGCTGGCCGATGCCAACCGCGATCTCGTCACCGATCTCATCGCCTGCCCGGGCCTCGATTATTGCAGCCTTGCCAACGCGCGCTCCATCCCGGTGGCGCAGCAGATCGCCCGGCGCTTCGCCGACCCGGTGCGGCAGGCCGATATCGGCGAGCTCAAGATCAAGATATCGGGCTGCATCAACGCCTGCGGCCACCACCACGCAGGCAACATCGGCATCCTGGGCGTCGATCGGAAGGGGAGCGAAAGCTACCAGCTCCTGCTCGGCGGATCGGGTGACGAGGAGACGAGCCAGGCCAAGATCGCCGGGCCCGGCTTCGACGAGGCCGGGATCGTCGACGCGGTGGAGCGGGCGGTGGAACATTACCGCGCGGTCCGGACCGATGGCGAACGCTTCATCGACACCTACCGCCGCGTCGGCATGGATGGTTTCAAGGAGGCGATCTATGGCTGA
- a CDS encoding phosphoadenylyl-sulfate reductase, which translates to MADLGVGRLVDRIDVAPRFSAADAIRLNQTYRASDTRAVLDAVLREGVAGRVAVVSSFGAESAVLLHLVAETAPDTPVLFLDTGKHFPETIAYRDALVARLGLTNLQVLAPDPALLAARDESGLRWSFDPDGCCDIRKVLPLAAALAEYDATVTGRKAFQSSTRANLPRFELDHADAVGRLKINPLIDWQAADLAAHVAEHDLPPHPLVAAGYPSIGCSPCTSKVAPGEDPRSGRWKGWDKTECGIHSPVPQGPEGELPAGYEPAF; encoded by the coding sequence ATGGCTGACCTGGGCGTGGGCAGGCTGGTCGACCGGATCGACGTCGCGCCGCGATTCTCCGCCGCCGACGCCATCCGGCTGAACCAGACCTACCGCGCCAGCGACACCCGCGCCGTGCTCGACGCCGTGCTGCGCGAAGGGGTGGCGGGGCGCGTCGCCGTCGTCTCCAGCTTCGGCGCGGAAAGCGCCGTCCTGCTCCACCTGGTGGCCGAAACGGCGCCGGATACGCCCGTCCTGTTCCTCGACACCGGCAAGCATTTTCCCGAAACGATCGCCTATCGCGACGCGCTGGTCGCGCGGCTCGGCCTCACCAACCTGCAAGTGCTGGCGCCCGATCCGGCGCTGCTCGCCGCGCGGGACGAAAGCGGGTTGCGCTGGTCGTTCGACCCCGACGGGTGCTGCGACATCCGCAAGGTGCTGCCGCTCGCGGCCGCGCTTGCGGAGTATGACGCCACGGTGACGGGGCGCAAGGCGTTCCAGTCCAGCACGCGGGCGAACCTGCCCCGATTCGAACTCGACCATGCCGACGCCGTGGGCCGGCTGAAGATCAACCCGCTGATCGACTGGCAGGCCGCGGACCTTGCCGCCCATGTCGCGGAGCACGACCTGCCGCCCCACCCGCTGGTCGCGGCCGGTTACCCCTCGATCGGCTGTTCCCCGTGCACCAGCAAGGTCGCCCCGGGCGAAGACCCGCGCTCGGGCCGCTGGAAGGGCTGGGACAAGACCGAATGCGGCATCCACTCCCCCGTCCCGCAAGGGCCGGAGGGCGAGCTGCCGGCGGGATACGAACCCGCGTTCTAG
- a CDS encoding DUF934 domain-containing protein, with protein sequence MADLRLRTDTAADEPAVSLDAFLEQEEAVSVRIEAGEDVTTLFPHLSRVRLIEVDFPRFRDGRGFSTARMLREAGYTGEIKATGDVLVDLIFFMERCGFDSFAPDKPFDPADAEAALTRWQHVYQPAADPPGVPGRVPIWQLRHG encoded by the coding sequence ATGGCTGACCTGCGCCTGCGCACCGACACCGCGGCCGACGAACCGGCCGTCTCCCTTGACGCCTTCCTCGAACAGGAGGAGGCCGTCTCCGTCCGGATCGAGGCGGGCGAGGATGTCACCACGCTGTTCCCGCACCTTTCGCGGGTGCGCCTGATCGAAGTCGACTTCCCCCGGTTCCGCGACGGGCGCGGCTTTTCCACCGCGCGCATGCTGCGCGAAGCGGGCTACACCGGCGAGATCAAGGCCACCGGCGACGTGCTGGTGGACCTCATCTTCTTCATGGAGCGCTGCGGCTTCGACAGCTTCGCGCCCGACAAGCCGTTCGACCCCGCCGACGCCGAAGCCGCGCTGACCCGCTGGCAGCACGTCTACCAGCCGGCCGCCGACCCGCCGGGCGTACCCGGGCGCGTGCCGATCTGGCAGCTGCGGCATGGCTGA
- a CDS encoding sulfurtransferase has product MDSLVTTDWLAAEIGAGDVVVLDATAHPTEPARDAAAEHAAAHLPDARFLDLRSLTDTASSVPSALPTADQLARRLADLGVEAGSRIVLYDDSAVKTSARAWFVLRMNGVRPVAILDGGLAKWRAEGRPLESGTADAPALADTPVLLADTSRVRTKADMLANLQGGTEQVVDARDAGRFTGATEDTVHHLPGGHLPGSRHLFFRDLFDADGTFKDEEDLRRAFADAGLDLARPIAATCGSGVTASVLLFALHRLGVEDAALYDGSWSEWAADPATPKETGAPR; this is encoded by the coding sequence ATGGACTCGCTCGTCACCACCGATTGGCTCGCGGCGGAGATCGGCGCCGGCGACGTCGTCGTGCTCGATGCCACCGCCCACCCGACGGAGCCTGCGCGCGATGCGGCGGCGGAACACGCCGCGGCGCACCTGCCGGACGCACGGTTCCTCGACCTCCGGTCGCTGACCGACACCGCCTCCTCCGTGCCGAGCGCGCTGCCGACGGCGGACCAGCTTGCCCGCCGCCTGGCCGATCTCGGCGTGGAGGCAGGCTCGCGGATCGTGCTCTATGACGACAGCGCGGTAAAAACGTCCGCGCGCGCATGGTTCGTGTTGCGGATGAACGGGGTGCGGCCTGTTGCCATACTCGACGGCGGGCTGGCGAAATGGCGCGCCGAGGGGCGCCCGCTCGAAAGCGGCACGGCGGATGCGCCCGCTCTGGCGGACACGCCCGTGCTCCTGGCCGACACCAGCCGGGTCCGCACCAAGGCGGATATGCTCGCCAACCTGCAAGGCGGGACAGAGCAAGTGGTCGACGCGCGCGATGCGGGCCGCTTCACCGGGGCGACGGAGGACACGGTCCATCACCTGCCGGGCGGCCACCTGCCCGGATCACGCCACTTGTTCTTCCGCGACCTGTTCGATGCCGACGGCACGTTCAAGGACGAGGAGGACCTGCGCCGGGCCTTCGCTGATGCCGGGCTCGATCTCGCGCGCCCGATCGCGGCTACCTGCGGCAGCGGTGTGACCGCTTCCGTCCTGCTTTTCGCGCTTCATCGCCTGGGCGTGGAGGACGCCGCGCTCTACGATGGCAGCTGGAGCGAATGGGCCGCCGACCCCGCGACGCCGAAGGAAACCGGGGCGCCCCGCTGA
- the cobA gene encoding uroporphyrinogen-III C-methyltransferase, with translation MAIPGTVYLVGAGPGDPDLLTIRAARLIERAALIVHDGLVDPAILALARPGARLVSVAKSRARHTLPQDAINELLVREARAGRDVVRLKGGDPLIFGRGGEEAEACHAAGIPVEIVPGISAAGGAAAAAQIALTHRDAASVVSFVAGQCKGLTDQDWAGLAGKGRTLVIYMGVSTAPQIAEKLMADGLAPDMPVAVIENASRPQMRVLRGPLAALPDLVARERVKSPALIVIGAVAARPDAAVAALAEIHTCAS, from the coding sequence ATGGCGATACCAGGAACCGTATATCTCGTTGGCGCAGGTCCGGGCGATCCCGACCTCCTGACCATCCGCGCCGCGCGGCTGATCGAGCGCGCGGCACTGATCGTGCACGACGGGCTGGTCGATCCCGCGATCCTCGCCCTGGCGCGGCCCGGCGCCCGCCTCGTCTCGGTCGCCAAGAGCCGCGCGCGCCACACATTGCCGCAGGACGCGATCAACGAGTTGCTGGTGCGCGAAGCGCGCGCCGGGCGTGACGTCGTTCGGCTTAAGGGCGGCGATCCGCTGATCTTCGGCCGCGGGGGCGAGGAAGCCGAAGCCTGCCACGCCGCCGGCATTCCGGTCGAGATCGTGCCCGGCATCAGCGCCGCGGGCGGGGCGGCGGCCGCCGCGCAGATCGCGCTCACGCATCGCGACGCCGCCAGCGTGGTCAGCTTCGTGGCCGGCCAGTGCAAGGGCCTGACCGACCAGGACTGGGCCGGGCTCGCCGGCAAGGGGCGCACGCTGGTCATCTACATGGGCGTGTCCACCGCCCCGCAAATCGCCGAGAAACTGATGGCCGATGGCCTCGCGCCCGACATGCCGGTGGCCGTGATCGAGAACGCCAGCCGCCCGCAGATGCGCGTGCTGCGCGGGCCGCTCGCCGCCCTGCCCGACCTTGTCGCGCGCGAACGGGTGAAGAGCCCCGCGCTCATCGTGATCGGCGCCGTCGCCGCCCGCCCCGACGCGGCGGTCGCCGCCCTGGCGGAGATCCACACATGCGCATCCTGA